The following DNA comes from Micromonospora chokoriensis.
GGGTGGTCGACCCGCAGAAGTACGCCGACCGGGTCGTCCACGACAACTACCTGCGCGAGTTCCACCGGCACCGCGACGTCACGCTGGTCGTGCTCAACCAGGCCGATCGGCTGCCCCCGGCCGAGCTGCCCCGGGTCATGGACGACCTGCGCCGGCTGCTCGACACGGACGGGCTGACCGGGGTGCCCCTGCTGGCCACCACCGCCATCGACCCGGCCGGGATGGTCGGGCTGCGCGACGCGTTGGAGCGGACCGTCGCCGAGCGGCAGGCCTCGCTACGGCGGCTCGCCGGTGACGTCGACACCGTCGTCGTCGGTCTGGACGCACTGGTCGGCTCGGCCCGGCCCGCCGGCGGTCCGGACGACGGGGCTGTCGCCGGGTTGAACCGGGCGTTGGCCGACGCTGCCGGCGTGCCGGCGGTGAGTGAGGCGGTGGAACGGGCGTACCGGCATCGGGCCGGCGCGACCACCGGCTGGCCGGTGGTCCGGGGTTGGCGGCGGCTGCGGCCCGACCCGCTGCGTCGGCTGCACCTACCCGGCCCGGCCGGCGCGGACGCCGACCCGGCGGAGAGCCTGGTGGCGGCGACCTCGGTGCCCGATCCGACGGTCGCGCAGCGCTCTGCCCTGGGCCTCGCGATCCGCGCGGTGGCCGACCGGGCCGCCGGCGACCTGCCCGCCGCCTGGCCGACGGCCGTGACCTCCGCGGCCCGGTCCCGCCTCGACGACATGCCGGACGCGTTGGACCGGGCGATCGCCGGCACCGACCTCGGCCTGGACCGTCAGCCGGTGTGGTGGCGGGTCGTGGGCGCCGTGCAGTGGTTGGTCACCCTGGCCGCCGCGGTCGGTCTGGGGTGGCTGGTGCTCGGCTACGCGCTACGGATACTCGGTCTGCCCGCGTTGGACAACCCGATGGTCGGGCAGGTGCCACTGCCGACGCTGCTGCTGCTCGGCGGGCTGCTGGCCGGGCTGCTGGTGGCCACGCTGACCCGACCGGTGGTCCGCTGGGCCGCCCGGCGCGCGCGGGCCCGTGCCCGGCAACGGCTGACGGTCCGGGTCGCCGAGGTGGGCGAGGAGTACGTGCTCGCGCCGGTGCGAATCGTGCTCGCCTCCTACGCGCAGGCACGCGACGCGCTGCGGGACGCCGCGCGCCGCTGACGTCCGACGCGACTCGCTACCCGCTCTGCGTACGCCCCGGGCGGCGTAGGGTCGAAGCATGGCCACGCCTCAGACCCCCTACGACGCGGTGCTGCACGCCGCACGCGACGTGACCAAGCTGGAGTCCGCCCTCGACGCCGAGATGCTCGGCAGCGCGCTGCTGGGCAGTGTCTACGCCATCGCGGAGACCGACCGCGACACCGCCGTACGGGAGTTCGTCACCGGATTTCTCGCGGCCACCGCCCGCCGCCGGATCGCGTCGGCGACCACCATCCGGCAGATCTTCGCCCGGCTCGTTCCGGAGGCCGAGGGCACCGAGCGGGTACGCCCGGGCAGCCAGGCGCCCAGCTGGGCCGGTCAGGTCGGCCGGGTGCACCTCACCGGCTCCTGGGCGTACGGCGACGTCTACGGCGACCAGACCTCCTACCTCGCCACCTTCGCCTACGACGACGCGGCCGGCGGCTCGGAGCACGCGCTGGTGGCCCTCGTGGACCACAACATCGGGATCACCAAGGACATCTTCGTCGGCGGGCCGGCCGAGCAGATCCTGGACCAGGTCCGGCAGATGTGCGCGGACGACGAGCTGACCTGGTTCCGTACCGAGAACCCGGGCCGGCTCCGGGGCGAGGTGGCCCGCCACCTCGCGGTGACCGACGAGCTGAGCGAGTTGCCCGGCGAGGGTTCGCTCGCCACCGACCGGGCGCTCGTCGGCGCCCGACTGGCGATACTGCCCACCGCGATCGAGCCGACCGGTCCGGCGGAGGTCGAGCCGCTCTCCGCCGCCGAACGCACCGACCTGGTCCGGCGGTTCCTCGCCGCGCCGGAGGCCACCCGTTTCGGCCTGGACTCGGTCGACGGTCCGGAGTTGGCCTCGCTGCACTTCTGCCTGAGCCTGCTGCTGGACCACTCGGCCACCTTCCCGGACGCCGACCCGATGCGCTGGAGCCCGGCGGTGTCCGGGCTCTTCCTGCTGGACTGGGTGCACCGTCGGGCCGTGCTCGACATGGACGACGCGGCGATGCTGCCCCGGGTGCTACGGGCGTGGACGCGGTACGCGTCCCGCCAGCGCGGCCTGCCCGAGGCGGCGACGACCCGCACCGACGAGGCGATCGAGGAGATGGTGCCGGAGTTCGCGCGCCTCTACTCGACGGGTGAGCGGCGCAGCGCCGCCACCGCCGCCGTCGCCCAACTGATGGCCGACGGGGTGGACCCGGACGACCCGGCCGCGCTGGACGCGTGGATCGAGGCGAACCGACACCGCCTCGCCGACGACGGCGCCTGACGACATCCGAGGCGGGCGGTGCGACGCCGCCCGCCTCGACCAGGCTCGACGTTCCGTGCCCGGCCTGGCGTTCCGGCCGGACCCGCCCGCATTCGGCCTGAGCCGGTCCACGCGGCCGGTCCACGCGGGCGGTCCGCGCGGGTCCGTTCAGCGCAGCGGGCCGAAGACCGCCGCGGCGATCAGTGCGCCGAGTACGCCGCCGGCGAGCACCTGCGGCACCGTGTGGTCGCCCAACCGCACCCGGGACCAGCCGACCAACGCCAGCAGCGGGGCGGCGACGACCACGCGCGTCCCGAAGGTCAGCGTCAGGATGACCAGGGCGCCGGCGGCCACCGCAGAGTGGATCGACATCTTCCACCAGTGGCTGACCGACACGGCGACGACCAGGCCGACCAGCCCGGCCAGGGCCAGCGCCAGCACCGGGCGGGGTGCGTCGAGCACGGCGAGCAGGGCGAGCCCTCCCGCGACCGAGCCGAGGCCCACCAGCAACGGTGCCCGGCGCTGCTCCCGCCGACCGATGTGATGGTCCGTGAGCCGACCGCGGCGTACCCCGCCGACGATGTAGGCGAACGGGATGCCGGTGACGAAGAACGTGGCGAGCAGCCCCCAGACGAGACCCTGACCGGGGCGGCTCGCGCTGCGCCAGCTCACCGTGAGGATGAGCAACGACACGAGCACTGCCGGTGCGGTCACCTCGGTGACCAGCCGGGCGAGTCGTTGCCCCGGGCCGGGTCGGGTGGTGACCGGGCGGAGTTCCGGACCGCCGCCCACGCCGCCCCCTCCGGTACGCGCCCACCGTCGTACGCCCCCGACACCGAATGGGCCGCGGCTGTTCGTCACCGTACCGCCGGGGGCACCGCGCAGTGCGCCGGTCGGGCCAGCGGCACCGGGCAGATCGTGGGGGCAGCGGAAGCGGTCGGCTACGACCGAACTGCCGAACCGGGCCGGCTGGCCGGTGCGGCGGCGGCCGCGGGTGTGGTGGACGGCCGCGCGGTCGCGGTCGGCGCGGACGGGAGCACCGTCGCCGGCGGCGCGGGCGTGGTGGACGGCGGCGCGGGCGTGGTGGACGGCGGCGCGGGCGTGGTGGACGGCGGCGCGGGCGTCGTGGGTGGCACGGAGTGGGTGCTGGTCGGCGCCGCGGTGGCGGTCGAGGGGTCGCTCGGCGTGGAGGTCGGGCCCGCCGTGGGGTTCGGGTCGAGCGTTGGTGTCGGCTCGAACGTCGGTGTCGGCTCGAACGTGGGCGTCGGCTCGAACGTGGGCGTCGGGTCCGCCGTCAGGGTCGGCGTCGGATCGGGCCCGGTGGAACCGGTCGGGTCCGGGTCCGGCGAATCCGTCGGGTCCGGGTCCGACGAACCGGAGGGATCCGGGTCGGTCGGGTCCGGATCTGGTGAACCGGTCGGGCCCGGGTCCGTCGGCGAAGCGGTCGGTGGCGGCGGGACGACGGGCGGCGGTACGGCCGGCGAGGTGCCCCGGGTGGGTTTCGGTGCCGGCGGCCGGGTCGTCCCCCGCAGGGCGGGGCCCCGGTCGGCAGTGGCCGGCTCCTCCGGGGAACGGCGGGGAGCGGCGGGCAGCCAGCCGCTGGGCGGAACGATGCTGGGTGTGCCGGGCGGTGGCAGCCCTGGCTGGCTGGTCGTCGGCAGCGGGATCAGCACCGGCCCGACCGACGGGGTCGGGATGAAGGGGGTGCTGCTGTCCGGCAGCGCGGTGCTGCCCGGGGTGGCCGAGCCGGCGCTGATCGCGGCGAGGATCGGCATCGACGCGGTCCCGGCCAGCAGGGCGACGGTGAGCAGGTAACCCCGGGTGGGGCCGCCGCTGCCGGGGGCACGGTGCGCGCCGACCACCCGGCGGTAACCGCCTGCGGACCGGTGCCGGCCGAGCGCCGGTGTGCCGGGACCGTCACCTGGCTCGTGCACCGCAAACCCCTTGTCGTAGCCGTCGGCCGAGATGGAGAGACGCCCCCGCCAAAGCTGGCAAATAACCCGATAGGCGCGATCCTGCGGGAATCAGCCTTACGCAGTCACCCTACGTAGACCAACCTCCACCGCGTGTCGACACGCGGCGCTGACCGAACGGTGACGAATCATCACCGGATCCCCCTGGAAGCCCAGGCCGGCATGATGGCGACAAACAATGGCAAAGCATGGCCGGTCGGGATGCGGGGCAGGCGTACTGTGGGCGCGCTCACCTGCTCTGAGAATATGGAGCACGACGGCAACGCAGCCGTGACCTCCGCGCACCCTCGCGGCAGGCGCGGTTGAGCGCCGGCGCTCCCCGATCCGGGTTCGGCCAGAACCCGGCTCACGCCGTGCGGCAACCCCCACCGGGGCTAGGCGCGGCCGCCAGGAACCGGTCCGGCAGCAGCCGGACAGGCGCACGAGTTGCGTGGCCGGGTGACCCCCCGGTGCCGACGCAGACACGACAGGGAGAGACCGATGGCAAAGGGCGACCCCGGGGGCACCACCCGCAGCAGGCGGGCTGCACCCCGCTCCAAGAAGGGCGCGGCCGGCGACCCCGAGCTGGTGCAGCTGCTCACCCCCGAAGGCGAACGGATCGACAGCGTCACCGGGCCGGACGGCACCGAGTACCGCGTCGACTTCACCGACGAGGAATACCGCGGGCTCTACCGCGATCTGGTGCTGGTCCGGAAGCTGGACGCCGAGGCGACCGCTCTCCAGCGTCAGGGCGAGCTCGGCATCTGGGCCAGCCTGCTCGGCCAGGAGGCCGCCCAGGTCGGCTCCGGGCGGGCGCTGCGTACCCAGGACATGGCCTTCCCGACCTACCGGGAGCACGGCGTCCTCTACTGCCGGGGCATCGACCCGATCATGCCGCTCGGCCTGTTCCGCGGTGTCGACCAGGGCGGCTGGGACCCGAACGAGTTCAAGTTCAACATGTACACGATCGTGATCGGGGCGCAGACCCTGCACGCCACCGGTTACGCCATGGGGATCACCATGGACGGCAAGACCGGCACCGACGACGGCGAGGCCGTGATCGCGTACTTCGGTGACGGGGCCACCAGCCAGGGCGACGTCAACGAGGCGTTCGTCTGGGCGGGCGTCTTCAACGCGCCGATGGTCTTCTTCTGCCAGAACAACCAGTACGCCATCTCCGAGCCGCTGGAGCGGCAGACCCGCATCCCGCTCTACCAGCGGGCCGCCGGCTTCGGCTTCCCCGGCGTGCGGGTGGACGGCAACGACGTGCTGGCCACGTACGCGGTCACCCGCACCGCGCTGGACAACGCCCGGCACGGGCAGGGCCCGAGCCTGATCGAGGCGTACACCTACCGGATGGGCGCGCACACCACCTCCGACGACCCGACCCGCTACCGCATCGCCAGCGAGGTCGAGGCGTGGCAGGCCAAGGACCCGATCAGCCGGGTGAAGGCCTTCCTGGAGAAGCAGCAGATCGCCGACGCGGACTTCTTCGCCGAGGTCGACGAGCAGGCCCGGCGCGAGTCGGTGGACCTGCGTGAGCGGGTGCTCGCCATGCCCAACCCGGAGCCGGTGACGATGTTCGACCACGTCTACCCGAACGGGTCTCCGCTGCTCGACGAGCAGCGCGCGCAGTTCAGCCGCTACATGGAGTCGTTCGAGGGGAGCGCACACTGATGGCCACGGAGACGCTCACCCTCGGTAAGGCCCTCAACAACGGTCTTCGCCGCGCCCTGGAGGCCGACCCCAAGGTCGTCGTCATGGGCGAGGACGTCGGCAAGCTCGGCGGCGTCTTCCGGATCACCGACGGGCTGCAGAAGGACTTCGGCGACCAGCGGGTGATCGACACCCCGTTGGCCGAGTCCGGCATCATCGGCACCGCTGTCGGCCTGGCCATCCGTGGCTACCGGCCGGTCTGCGAGATCCAGTTCGACGGTTTCGTCTACCCCGCGTACGACCAGATCGTGTCGCAGGTGGCGAAGATGCACTACCGCTCGCGCGGCAAGCTCAGCATCCCGATGGTGATCCGGATCCCGTTCGGCGGCGGCATCGGCGCGGTCGAGCACCACTCCGAGTCGCCGGAGGCGTACTTCGCGCACACCGCCGGCCTGAAGGTGGTGTCCTGCTCCAACCCGCAGGACGCGTACGTGATGATCCAGCAGGCCATCGCCTCGGACGACCCGATCGTCTTCCTGGAGCCCAAGCGGCGCTACTGGGAGAAGGGCCAGGTCGACCTGGACGCGCCGCTGTCCGAGGCGTACCCCCTGCACTCGGCCCGGGTCGTGCGGCCCGGCACCGACGTCACGCTGCTGGCCTACGGGCCGATGGTGCGGACCTGCCTGGAGGCGGCGACCGCCGCCGCCGAGGACGGCCGGGAGCTGGAGGTCATCGACCTGCGCTCGCTGTCGCCGCTGGACCTGAGCGCCGCCTACGAGTCGGTGAAGCGCACCGGCCGCGCGGTCGTGGTGCACGAGGCGCCGTCGAACATCGGTCTCGGCGCCGAGTTGGCCGCCCGGATCACCGAGGAGTGCTTCTACTCCCTGGAGTCGCCGGTGCTGCGGGTGACCGGCTTCGACACCCCCTACCCGGCCGCCCGGGTGGAGGAGGAGTACCTGCCCGACCTCGACCGGGTGCTCGACGCCGTCGACCGCACCTTCGGCTGGTGAGCGACATGTCCCGGATCAAGACGTTCAACCTGCCCGACCTGGGCGAAGGGCTGACCGAGGGCGAGATCCTGACCTGGCTGGTCAAGGTCGGCGACACCATCGAGCTGAACCAGCCGATCGTCGAGGTGGAGACGGCGAAGGCGGCCGTGGAGATCCCGGCGAAGTGGGCCGGGCAGGTGCAGGCGATCCACCACCCGGAGGGCACCACCGTGGAGGTGGGTGCGCCGATCATCGCGATCGACACCGACCCCGGCGCGGGGCCGTTGGACGCCACGTCGACCACGGCCGCCCCCAGCGGTGACCTGCCCACCCCGTCGGCGGCTTCGCTCGCGGCGGTGGAGGTGGCACCGGCCGAGGGCATGGTGGAGCCGGGCCTGATCGGCGGTCCCGCCCCGGGCGGCCGCACGGCGGTGCTGGTCGGCTACGGCCCCCGCACCACGACCGCGAAGCGCCGCCCCCGCAAGGGCGGCGTCCCGGCACAGGCCACCGCCGCACCGGCTCCCGCGCTGGTCGATCATGGTGTTGTGGTGGGCAACAAAACCACTCCAACCACCACAACTCCGGCACCACAAGTCCATGATCGACCCAAGGCGGCGGAGGGCGCCGGGCTGGTGCTTGCCAAGCCGCCGGTGCGCAAGCTCGCCAAGGATCTCGGGGTTGACCTGAGGATGCTCGCCGGTTCGGGTCCGCTGGGCTCGATCACCCGGGAGGACGTGCAGCAGGCGGCGAGCGGCGCCACGGTGGCGGCCGAGCCGATCACGGCGACGGCGACGAGCGCCGCGAGCTTCGGCGCGGACCGCGAGCAGCGCATCCCGGTCAAGGGGGTACGCAAGCTCACCGCCGAGAACATGTCGCGCTCGGCGTTCACCGCTCCGCACGTGACGGAGTTCCTGACCGTCGACGTGACCCGGGCGATGAAGGCTCTGGAGCGGCTGCGCAACCGACGGGAGTGGCGTGACGTACGGGTCTCGCCGTTGCTGCTGGTGGCGAAGGCGGTGCTGCTGGCCGTGAAGCGTCACCCGATGGTCAACTCGACCTGGGCCGGCGACGAGATCGTGGTCAAGGAGTACGTCAACCTCGGTATCGCGGCGGCCACCGAGCGTGGCCTGATCGTGCCGAACGTCAAGGACGCCGGCCGACTCTCGCTGCGGGAGTTGGCGGACTCGCTGAATGACCTGGTGCAGACGGCCAAGTCCGGCCGTACCTCGCCGGCGGACATGTCCGGCGGCACGTTGACCATCACGAACGTCGGGGTGTTCGGGGTGGACACCGGCACGCCGATCCTGCCGCCGGGCGAGTCCGCGATCCTGGCCTTCGGCGCGGTGCGGGAGATGCCCTGGGTGCACAAGGGCAAGGTCAAGGTGCGTCAGGTGACCACGCTGGGGCTGAGCTTCGACCACCGGATCATCGACGGTGAGCTGGGCTCGAAGTTCCTGCGCGACATCGGCGACTTCCTCGCCGATCCGGAGGCGGCGCTGCTCGCCTGGACCTGATCGTCCGTAGGGCCAGTCACGGCCGGTGTGCCACGGGTTAACGCCCGGCACACCGGCCGTGTCGTTTGGGCGACGAATCAGTCGGCCAGGACGCCTGTTGACCTTTGATTGTTAGGCAGGTGTCCCAGCTCACCTAATAATCGATGGAATTTCACCGGCTCCTGCTGTTGAATAGACGCATCAGGGGCTGACAACCGAATAGCTAGGGGGACCCACCAATGAGCATGATCGAGCGAATCCGCAACCACCGCGACGCCAACCGCCGCGCCCGTGCCATCGAGCACGCGCTGCGCTCGGCGAACTCGCCGGCGGTCCGCGAGGAGATCCTCGTCATCGCCCAGCGTCACATGAGCTGACGCTCCACGACATTCCGCACCTCCTCCAGATCGATGGCCCACCCGGCCCACCGGGTGGGCCATCGACGTTTCCCACCACCCACCACCGGGATTCCGCCCTGCCGCAGCGCCCGGTACGGTGGGCTTCGGTCGCCGCCCGCCGACCCGGCAGAGGCCGAGCTGACAGAAGCTGCTCGACACCGACCGGCCACGCACAGTGACGACCAGTGCTCCTTGGACGCGCCGTGCCGCTACCCGATACCGTGCGGGGAGCCGGCACAGCGGTACGCCGGTGACGCCGGCAGCCATGCCGAGGAGACCGATCGGCACCGGCGAGCCGACATGTGATGGAGGAGGCGCACCCATGACGTCCGAGGGCCCGCACCGTCCCGGCCAAGAGCCGGACGAGGTGTCACCGGGCGCCGGCGGACCGGCGCCGTACGGCGACCGCCCGGCGCAGCCGGACAACGGCCAGAACGCCGCCGGCCCTGATCTGGGCTGGGCGCCCCCGCCGCCGACGCGGCCCAACCCGTCGACGCCGGCCTGGGCGACCCCGGCTGAGCAGCCGCCCGCCCCCGCCTGGGGTGCTGCCCCGCAGTCCAACGACCCGGCGCAGCCCGCCTGGGCCGCAGGCGGCGGCACGAGCGAGCCGCCACAGCAGCAGCCCGGCGGCTGGCCCGGCAACGACGGCGCACCAGCCCCGGCCCAGCCCGGCACGTGGGGGGCCGCGCAACAGCAGGGTTGGACGCCGGCCGAGCAGACCTCGCCGGCACCCAACTGGACCCCGGGCGCCGCCGAGCAGCCCGAGTGGGTGCAGGCCCAGCCGGCCGCGAGGGGTGCCGCGCAGGTGCCTCCGGCCACCGCCGCCTGGCCCGCCCAGGAAGACCCGGCCCAGTCCGGCGGCTGGGGTGCCGCCGCGCAGGCCAACCCGCCCGCTGGTGACTGGCGCGGTGCCGAGTCGCAGCAGCCCGAGCCGCCGCAGGCCGGTGGTTGGTCCGGCGGCGCCCAGCAGGACGACGCGCCCGGCAACGGCGGCTGGCCCGCCGGCACCACTGCGCGGGACGACCAGCCGGTGTGGACGCCGGCCGAGCAGTCACCGCCGACCTGGGGCCAGCCCGCAGAGCCGCAGGAGCAGTCCGCCCCCGCCTGGGGCCAGGCAGCCCCGCCGACCGCCGCCCGTGGGGCAGCCCAGGTGCCGGCGCCGAGCCG
Coding sequences within:
- a CDS encoding phosphatase PAP2 family protein — protein: MGGGPELRPVTTRPGPGQRLARLVTEVTAPAVLVSLLILTVSWRSASRPGQGLVWGLLATFFVTGIPFAYIVGGVRRGRLTDHHIGRREQRRAPLLVGLGSVAGGLALLAVLDAPRPVLALALAGLVGLVVAVSVSHWWKMSIHSAVAAGALVILTLTFGTRVVVAAPLLALVGWSRVRLGDHTVPQVLAGGVLGALIAAAVFGPLR
- the pdhA gene encoding pyruvate dehydrogenase (acetyl-transferring) E1 component subunit alpha, which encodes MAKGDPGGTTRSRRAAPRSKKGAAGDPELVQLLTPEGERIDSVTGPDGTEYRVDFTDEEYRGLYRDLVLVRKLDAEATALQRQGELGIWASLLGQEAAQVGSGRALRTQDMAFPTYREHGVLYCRGIDPIMPLGLFRGVDQGGWDPNEFKFNMYTIVIGAQTLHATGYAMGITMDGKTGTDDGEAVIAYFGDGATSQGDVNEAFVWAGVFNAPMVFFCQNNQYAISEPLERQTRIPLYQRAAGFGFPGVRVDGNDVLATYAVTRTALDNARHGQGPSLIEAYTYRMGAHTTSDDPTRYRIASEVEAWQAKDPISRVKAFLEKQQIADADFFAEVDEQARRESVDLRERVLAMPNPEPVTMFDHVYPNGSPLLDEQRAQFSRYMESFEGSAH
- a CDS encoding dihydrolipoamide acetyltransferase family protein; this translates as MSRIKTFNLPDLGEGLTEGEILTWLVKVGDTIELNQPIVEVETAKAAVEIPAKWAGQVQAIHHPEGTTVEVGAPIIAIDTDPGAGPLDATSTTAAPSGDLPTPSAASLAAVEVAPAEGMVEPGLIGGPAPGGRTAVLVGYGPRTTTAKRRPRKGGVPAQATAAPAPALVDHGVVVGNKTTPTTTTPAPQVHDRPKAAEGAGLVLAKPPVRKLAKDLGVDLRMLAGSGPLGSITREDVQQAASGATVAAEPITATATSAASFGADREQRIPVKGVRKLTAENMSRSAFTAPHVTEFLTVDVTRAMKALERLRNRREWRDVRVSPLLLVAKAVLLAVKRHPMVNSTWAGDEIVVKEYVNLGIAAATERGLIVPNVKDAGRLSLRELADSLNDLVQTAKSGRTSPADMSGGTLTITNVGVFGVDTGTPILPPGESAILAFGAVREMPWVHKGKVKVRQVTTLGLSFDHRIIDGELGSKFLRDIGDFLADPEAALLAWT
- a CDS encoding alpha-ketoacid dehydrogenase subunit beta — translated: MATETLTLGKALNNGLRRALEADPKVVVMGEDVGKLGGVFRITDGLQKDFGDQRVIDTPLAESGIIGTAVGLAIRGYRPVCEIQFDGFVYPAYDQIVSQVAKMHYRSRGKLSIPMVIRIPFGGGIGAVEHHSESPEAYFAHTAGLKVVSCSNPQDAYVMIQQAIASDDPIVFLEPKRRYWEKGQVDLDAPLSEAYPLHSARVVRPGTDVTLLAYGPMVRTCLEAATAAAEDGRELEVIDLRSLSPLDLSAAYESVKRTGRAVVVHEAPSNIGLGAELAARITEECFYSLESPVLRVTGFDTPYPAARVEEEYLPDLDRVLDAVDRTFGW
- a CDS encoding GTPase, translating into MTNIAGRLREAFRGDHRVDADELIARLDAVRRFLAAVDGLLPDAELVPAHTLVERAGTRLALSRDHTVVALAGATGSGKSSLFNALARLELSPVGVRRPTTGVTHACVWGPLEGANRLLDWTGVLPRHRFVRESALDADDESALHGLILLDLPDFDSVQRSHRLEVDRLLGLVDQVVWVVDPQKYADRVVHDNYLREFHRHRDVTLVVLNQADRLPPAELPRVMDDLRRLLDTDGLTGVPLLATTAIDPAGMVGLRDALERTVAERQASLRRLAGDVDTVVVGLDALVGSARPAGGPDDGAVAGLNRALADAAGVPAVSEAVERAYRHRAGATTGWPVVRGWRRLRPDPLRRLHLPGPAGADADPAESLVAATSVPDPTVAQRSALGLAIRAVADRAAGDLPAAWPTAVTSAARSRLDDMPDALDRAIAGTDLGLDRQPVWWRVVGAVQWLVTLAAAVGLGWLVLGYALRILGLPALDNPMVGQVPLPTLLLLGGLLAGLLVATLTRPVVRWAARRARARARQRLTVRVAEVGEEYVLAPVRIVLASYAQARDALRDAARR